From a region of the Salvelinus alpinus chromosome 2, SLU_Salpinus.1, whole genome shotgun sequence genome:
- the LOC139554536 gene encoding adenosine receptor A3-like isoform X1: protein MVDRMSGGDVVYTVLEVLIAVACCLGNVLVIWAVWSSSNLRQPTFCFLVSLATADFLVGSVAVPLAVLVDGRVCTSFNVCLFISCVVIMLAMTSVMSLLAISVDRFLRVFIPLRYKRTVTKSRSWVVVAICWFVAFMLSFPPTFGWYNHDTLSHSGNSTTIICHFLAVIPMSYLVYFAFFLCTLTPLLVKAVLYCYIFCIIQKNLRGRVGSSTKSHTYFRKERSLARSLTLVLVLFAFCWLPLDIMNCVAYFGNTSNIPQQAFYVGILLSHGNSAVNPIVYTFKIRKIQEAYLRIWRKVFVCRGDSQGSQTNQTTENIISSNPNSADRNIDGNAISVMKIDTVEGTAC, encoded by the exons ATGGTTGACAGGATGTCTGGAGGAGATGTTGTCTACACAGTGCTGGAGGTGCTGATCGCTGTTGCCTGCTGTCTGGGAAATGTGCTGGTGATCTGGGCAGTGTGGTCGAGCAGCAACCTCCGGCAGCCCACCTTCTGTTTTTTGGTCTCTCTGGCTACAGCTGACTTCCTTGTAGGTTCTGTAGCTGTGCCGCTGGCTGTGCTGGTGGATGGACGGGTGTGCACCTCGTTCAATGTATGTCTCTTCATAAGCTGTGTGGTCATCATGTTGGCAATGACTTCGGTCATGTCTCTGCTAGCCATCTCTGTGGACAGATTCCTACGCGTCTTCATCCCTCTCAG GTACAAGAGGACAGTGACAAAGAGCAGATCTTGGGTGGTGGTAGCAATATGTTGGTTTGTTGCCTTCATGTTGAGCTTCCCACCCACGTTTGGGTGGTACAACCATGACACCTTGTCTCACTCAGGGAACTCAACCACCATCATCTGCCATTTCCTGGCTGTGATTCCCATGTCATACTTGGTTTACTTTGCATTCTTCCTCTGCACCCTCACTCCGTTGCTTGTCAAGGCTGTCCTGTACTGCTACATCTTCTGTATCATACAAAAGAAcctgagagggagggtggggagcAGTACCAAGTCCCACACCTACTTCAGGAAGGAGAGGAGCCTGGCCCGATCCCTGACTCTGGTCCTGGTGCTCTTCGCCTTTTGCTGGCTCCCTCTGGACATCATGAACTGTGTTGCCTACTTTGGTAACACATCAAACATACCCCAACAGGCCTTCTATGTGGGCATCCTCCTCTCCCATGGCAATTCAGCTGTCAACCCGATCGTTTATACCTTCAAGATCCGCAAGATCCAGGAAGCGTACCTGAGGATCTGGAGGAAGGTCTTTGTGTGTCGAGGTGACAGTCAGGGCTCTCAGACCAACCAGACCACTGAAAACATTATCAGCAGCAACCCTAACAGTGCGGATAGAAATATTGATGGAAATGCTATCAGTGTTATGAAAATTGACACAGTTGaaggtacagcatgttaa
- the LOC139554536 gene encoding adenosine receptor A3-like isoform X2, whose amino-acid sequence MSGGDVVYTVLEVLIAVACCLGNVLVIWAVWSSSNLRQPTFCFLVSLATADFLVGSVAVPLAVLVDGRVCTSFNVCLFISCVVIMLAMTSVMSLLAISVDRFLRVFIPLRYKRTVTKSRSWVVVAICWFVAFMLSFPPTFGWYNHDTLSHSGNSTTIICHFLAVIPMSYLVYFAFFLCTLTPLLVKAVLYCYIFCIIQKNLRGRVGSSTKSHTYFRKERSLARSLTLVLVLFAFCWLPLDIMNCVAYFGNTSNIPQQAFYVGILLSHGNSAVNPIVYTFKIRKIQEAYLRIWRKVFVCRGDSQGSQTNQTTENIISSNPNSADRNIDGNAISVMKIDTVEGTAC is encoded by the exons ATGTCTGGAGGAGATGTTGTCTACACAGTGCTGGAGGTGCTGATCGCTGTTGCCTGCTGTCTGGGAAATGTGCTGGTGATCTGGGCAGTGTGGTCGAGCAGCAACCTCCGGCAGCCCACCTTCTGTTTTTTGGTCTCTCTGGCTACAGCTGACTTCCTTGTAGGTTCTGTAGCTGTGCCGCTGGCTGTGCTGGTGGATGGACGGGTGTGCACCTCGTTCAATGTATGTCTCTTCATAAGCTGTGTGGTCATCATGTTGGCAATGACTTCGGTCATGTCTCTGCTAGCCATCTCTGTGGACAGATTCCTACGCGTCTTCATCCCTCTCAG GTACAAGAGGACAGTGACAAAGAGCAGATCTTGGGTGGTGGTAGCAATATGTTGGTTTGTTGCCTTCATGTTGAGCTTCCCACCCACGTTTGGGTGGTACAACCATGACACCTTGTCTCACTCAGGGAACTCAACCACCATCATCTGCCATTTCCTGGCTGTGATTCCCATGTCATACTTGGTTTACTTTGCATTCTTCCTCTGCACCCTCACTCCGTTGCTTGTCAAGGCTGTCCTGTACTGCTACATCTTCTGTATCATACAAAAGAAcctgagagggagggtggggagcAGTACCAAGTCCCACACCTACTTCAGGAAGGAGAGGAGCCTGGCCCGATCCCTGACTCTGGTCCTGGTGCTCTTCGCCTTTTGCTGGCTCCCTCTGGACATCATGAACTGTGTTGCCTACTTTGGTAACACATCAAACATACCCCAACAGGCCTTCTATGTGGGCATCCTCCTCTCCCATGGCAATTCAGCTGTCAACCCGATCGTTTATACCTTCAAGATCCGCAAGATCCAGGAAGCGTACCTGAGGATCTGGAGGAAGGTCTTTGTGTGTCGAGGTGACAGTCAGGGCTCTCAGACCAACCAGACCACTGAAAACATTATCAGCAGCAACCCTAACAGTGCGGATAGAAATATTGATGGAAATGCTATCAGTGTTATGAAAATTGACACAGTTGaaggtacagcatgttaa
- the LOC139554547 gene encoding adenosine receptor A3-like, whose product MSGGDVVYTVLEVLIAVACCLGNVLVIWAVWSSSNLRQPTFCFVVSLATADFLVGSVAVPLAVLVDGRVCTSFNVCLFISCVVIMLAMTSVMSLLAISVDRFLRVFIPLRYKRTVTKRRSWVVVAICWFVAFMLSFPPTFGWYNHDTLSHSGNSTTIICHFLAVIPMSYLVYFFFFLCTFTPLLVMAVLYCYIFCIIQKNLRERVGSSTKSHTYFRKERSLARSLTLVLVLFAFCWLPLDIMNCVAYFGNTSNIPQQAFYVGILLSHGNSAVNPIVYAFKIRKIQEAYPKIWRKVFVCRGDSQGSQTNQTTENIISSNPNSADRNIDGNAISVMKIDTVEGIAC is encoded by the exons ATGTCTGGAGGAGATGTTGTCTACACAGTGCTGGAGGTGCTGATCGCTGTTGCCTGCTGTCTGGGAAATGTGCTGGTGATCTGGGCAGTGTGGTCAAGCAGCAACCTCCGGCAGCCCACCTTCTGCTTTGTGGTCTCTCTGGCTACAGCTGACTTCCTTGTAGGTTCTGTAGCTGTGCCGCTGGCTGTGCTGGTGGATGGACGAGTGTGCACCTCGTTCAATGTATGTCTCTTCATTAGCTGTGTGGTCATCATGTTGGCAATGACTTCGGTCATGTCTCTGCTAGCCATCTCTGTGGACAGATTCCTACGCGTCTTCATCCCTCTCAG GTACAAGAGGACAGTGACAAAGAGGAGATCTTGGGTGGTGGTAGCAATATGTTGGTTTGTTGCCTTCATGTTGAGCTTCCCACCCACGTTTGGGTGGTACAACCATGACACCTTGTCTCACTCAGGGAACTCAACCACCATCATCTGCCATTTCCTGGCTGTGATTCCCATGTCATACTTGGTTTACTTTTTCTTCTTCCTCTGCACCTTCACTCCATTGCTTGTCATGGCTGTCCTGTACTGCTACATATTCTGTATCATACAAAAGAAcctgagagagagggtagggagcAGTACCAAGTCCCACACCTACTTCAGGAAGGAGAGGAGCCTGGCCCGATCCCTGACTCTGGTCCTGGTGCTCTTCGCCTTTTGCTGGCTCCCTCTGGACATCATGAACTGTGTTGCCTACTTTGGTAACACATCAAACATACCCCAACAGGCCTTCTATGTGGGCATCCTCCTCTCCCATGGCAATTCAGCTGTCAACCCGATCGTTTATGCCTTCAAGATCCGCAAGATCCAGGAAGCGTACCCGAAGATCTGGAGGAAGGTCTTTGTGTGTCGAGGTGACAGTCAGGGCTCTCAGACCAACCAGACCACTGAAAACATTATCAGCAGCAACCCTAACAGTGCGGATAGAAATATTGATGGAAATGCTATCAGTGTTATGAAAATTGACACAGTTGAAGGTATAGCATGTTAA
- the LOC139554557 gene encoding adenosine receptor A3-like — MSGGDVVYTVLEVLIAVACCLGNVLVIWAVWSSSNLRQPTFCFLVSLATADFLVGSVAVPLAVLVDGRVCTSFNVCLFISCVVIMLAMTSVMSLLAISVDRFLRVFIPLRYKRTVTKSRSWVVVAICWFVAFMLSFPPTFGWYNRDTLSHSGNSTTIICRFRAVIPMSYLVYFFFFLCTLTPLLVMAVLYCYIFCIIQKNLRERVGSSTQSHTYFRKERSLARSLTLVLVLFAFCWLPLDIMNCVAYFGNTSNIPQQAFYVGILLSHGNSAVNPIVYAFKIRKIQEAYLRIWRKVFVYRGDSQGSQSNQTTENIISSNPNSADRNIDGNAISVMKIDTVESTAC, encoded by the exons ATGTCTGGAGGAGATGTTGTCTACACAGTGCTGGAGGTGCTGATCGCTGTTGCCTGCTGTCTGGGAAATGTGCTGGTGATCTGGGCAGTGTGGTCGAGCAGCAACCTCCGGCAGCCCACCTTCTGTTTTTTGGTCTCTCTGGCTACAGCTGACTTCCTTGTAGGTTCTGTAGCTGTGCCGCTGGCTGTGCTGGTGGATGGACGGGTGTGCACCTCGTTCAATGTATGTCTCTTCATTAGCTGTGTGGTCATCATGTTGGCAATGACTTCGGTCATGTCTCTGCTAGCCATCTCTGTGGACAGATTCCTACGCGTCTTCATCCCTCTCAG GTACAAGAGGACAGTGACAAAGAGCAGATCTTGGGTGGTGGTAGCAATATGTTGGTTTGTTGCCTTCATGTTGAGCTTCCCACCCACGTTTGGGTGGTACAACCGTGACACCTTGTCTCACTCAGGGAACTCAACCACCATCATCTGCCGTTTCCGGGCTGTGATTCCCATGTCATACTTGGTTTACTTTTTCTTCTTCCTCTGCACCCTCACTCCGTTGCTTGTCATGGCTGTCCTGTACTGCTACATATTCTGTATCATACAAAAGAacctgagagagagggtggggagcAGTACCCAGTCCCACACCTACTTCAGGAAGGAGAGGAGCCTGGCCCGATCCCTGACTCTGGTCCTGGTGCTCTTCGCCTTTTGCTGGCTCCCTCTGGACATCATGAACTGTGTTGCCTACTTTGGTAACACATCAAACATACCCCAACAGGCCTTCTATGTGGGCATCCTCCTCTCCCATGGCAATTCAGCTGTCAACCCGATCGTTTATGCCTTCAAGATCCGCAAGATCCAGGAAGCGTACCTGAGGATCTGGAGGAAGGTCTTTGTGTATCGAGGTGACAGTCAGGGCTCTCAGAGCAACCAGACCACTGAAAACATTATCAGCAGCAACCCTAACAGTGCGGATAGAAATATTGATGGAAATGCTATCAGTGTTATGAAAATTGACACAGTTGAAAGTACAGCATGTTAA